The following coding sequences lie in one Carcharodon carcharias isolate sCarCar2 chromosome 5, sCarCar2.pri, whole genome shotgun sequence genomic window:
- the rdh14a gene encoding retinol dehydrogenase 14a, with protein MLILCLSVAAGLSVAVPLFRWLMRAAAPLPEAEAEAEAASASASMRGRTAVVTGANSGIGRATAAGLARLQARVILACRDEEAAARAAQQIRQQTGGAGELLVRRLDLASLSSVRSFCQRIIEEEPRLDVLINNAGIFQCPYMKTEDGFEMQFGVNHLGHFLLTNLLLDLLKRSAPSRIVVVSSKLYKYGEINFDDLNSEKSYNKSFGYSRSKLANILFTHELAKQLEGTGVTANVLHPGIVRTNLGRHINIPLLGLPVFKMVSWAFFKTPEQGAQTSLYLATSPEVKEVSGKYFGDCKQEELLPKAMDDAVAKKLWDMSERMVGLI; from the exons ATGCTCATCCTCTGCCTGTCGGTGGCCGCCGGTCTCTCGGTCGCCGTCCCCTTGTTCCGCTGGCTCATGCGGGCGGCGGCCCCGCTCCCGGAGGCGGAGGCGGAGGCGGAGGCGGCCTCGGCCTCGGCCTCGATGCGGGGCCGGACGGCCGTCGTCACCGGCGCCAACAGCGGCATCGGCCGGGCGACGGCGGCGGGTCTGGCCCGGCTCCAGGCCCGGGTGATCCTCGCCTGTCGGGACGAGGAGGCGGCGGCCCGGGCGGCCCAGCAGATCCGGCAGCAGACGGGGGGAGCCGGGGAGCTGCTGGTCCGCAGGCTGGACCTGGCCTCGCTCAGCTCGGTCAGGAGCTTCTGTCAGCGGATCATCGAG GAAGAACCAAGGCTAGATGTCCTAATCAATAATGCAggaatcttccagtgtccttacATGAAAACTGAGGATGGTTTTGAAATGCAGTTTGGGGTGAATCACCTGGGGCACTTTCTTCTGACCAATCTCCTCCTCGATCTCCTCAAACGCTCGGCCCCAAGCAGGATAGTAGTGGTGTCCTCCAAACTCTACAAGTATGGTGAAATCAACTTTGATGATCTGAACAGTGAAAAAAGCTACAACAAAAGTTTTGGTTACAGCAGGAGCAAACTGGCCAACATCCTGTTCACTCATGAACTAGCCAAACAGCTGGAAGGCACCGGTGTCACTGCAAACGTGCTGCACCCAGGCATTGTACGCACGAACCTGGGAAGACACATCAATATCCCTTTACTTGGACTACCGGTTTTCAAGATGGTGTCCTGGGCATTCTTTAAAACACCAGAACAAGGAGCACAGACCTCACTTTACCTGGCTACTTCTCCAGAAGTTAAAGAGGTGTCGGGGAAATATTTTGGAGACTGCAAGCAAGAGGAATTATTGCCTAAAGCAATGGATGATGCAGTTGCAAAGAAATTGTGGGATATGAGTGAGAGAATGGTGGGACTGATTTAA